The Rhizobium glycinendophyticum genome window below encodes:
- a CDS encoding substrate-binding domain-containing protein, whose translation MLKSIITGAAILVATTAPTLAADIHVYGPGGPLPAMKEAAAAFEKSSDNKVIVTAGPTPQWIGKAKDNADLIFSGSETMMSDFVKAMDGQIKDADVVPLYLRPSAILVRPGNPEKITGLADLFKPGHKVLVVNGAGQNGLWEDMAGRTGDIEKVKALRANIKTFAANSAEAKKAWTEDKSYDAWIIWNIWQVANPKLADVVEVEPDYRIYRDTGIVLTERGGKNADAKAFSQFLQGPEAKAIFAKAGWTTPSK comes from the coding sequence ATGCTGAAATCCATCATCACCGGCGCGGCGATTCTTGTCGCCACGACAGCACCAACGCTTGCCGCCGATATCCACGTCTATGGTCCCGGTGGACCACTCCCTGCCATGAAGGAGGCGGCAGCCGCCTTCGAGAAAAGCTCCGACAACAAGGTTATCGTTACCGCCGGCCCGACGCCGCAATGGATCGGCAAGGCTAAAGACAATGCCGACCTGATCTTCAGCGGCTCCGAGACGATGATGTCGGATTTCGTGAAGGCGATGGACGGCCAGATCAAGGACGCCGATGTCGTGCCGCTCTACCTGCGCCCATCCGCTATCCTGGTGCGTCCGGGGAACCCGGAGAAGATCACCGGCCTCGCCGATCTGTTCAAGCCCGGCCACAAAGTGCTTGTCGTCAATGGTGCCGGGCAGAACGGTCTTTGGGAAGACATGGCCGGACGAACCGGCGACATTGAAAAGGTGAAAGCTCTTCGCGCCAATATCAAGACGTTTGCCGCCAACAGTGCCGAAGCCAAAAAAGCCTGGACCGAGGACAAGTCTTACGACGCGTGGATCATTTGGAACATCTGGCAGGTCGCCAATCCAAAACTCGCAGATGTCGTCGAGGTCGAACCGGACTATCGCATCTATCGAGACACCGGGATCGTGCTGACTGAGCGCGGAGGCAAGAATGCCGACGCCAAAGCGTTTTCGCAATTCCTTCAGGGCCCTGAGGCCAAGGCGATCTTTGCCAAGGCCGGCTGGACCACGCCCTCGAAATAA
- a CDS encoding malate dehydrogenase, which yields MQSTPKKIAVTGAAGQICYSLLFRLANGDLYGKSQPIELRLLDLPQAQDAVRGVVMELEDCAFPLLHNIVMTDDPRQAFEGVDAAFLVGSRPRSKGMERRDLLAANAEIFKVQGRAINEVAGRRAKILVVGNPANTNASILIANAPDFNPRQVSSMIRLDHNRALTQLARKAACGVGDIDKLVVWGNHSPTMFADWTYATAAGRPLSETIADDHWYKEVLIPEIARRGTAIIEARGASSAASAANAAIDQMRDWMHGTDGRWTSMAVISQGQYGIPEGLVCGVPVMCEDGDYSVVEGLDLDGFQKSKLDKTIEELVGERDALS from the coding sequence ATGCAATCCACTCCCAAAAAGATCGCTGTGACCGGTGCTGCCGGCCAGATCTGCTATTCCCTGCTGTTTCGGCTGGCGAATGGTGACCTTTATGGCAAGTCGCAGCCGATCGAACTTCGACTTCTCGATCTGCCTCAAGCCCAGGACGCCGTACGCGGCGTCGTCATGGAACTGGAAGACTGCGCCTTTCCGCTGCTGCACAACATCGTCATGACGGATGATCCCCGCCAGGCGTTCGAAGGTGTCGATGCGGCGTTCCTCGTCGGCTCCAGACCGCGATCAAAGGGTATGGAACGGCGGGACCTGCTTGCTGCGAATGCAGAGATCTTCAAGGTGCAGGGCAGGGCGATCAACGAAGTCGCCGGACGCCGGGCCAAAATTTTGGTGGTTGGCAACCCTGCCAACACCAACGCTTCCATCCTGATCGCCAATGCTCCGGACTTTAACCCAAGGCAGGTCAGCTCGATGATCCGGCTTGATCACAACAGGGCGTTGACCCAACTGGCGCGCAAGGCCGCCTGTGGCGTCGGCGACATCGACAAGCTCGTTGTGTGGGGCAATCACTCGCCGACCATGTTTGCCGACTGGACCTATGCAACGGCTGCCGGAAGGCCCTTATCCGAGACCATCGCCGACGACCATTGGTACAAGGAGGTGCTGATCCCTGAGATCGCAAGGCGTGGCACCGCCATCATAGAGGCGCGCGGCGCGTCGTCCGCGGCATCCGCCGCCAATGCAGCGATCGATCAGATGCGTGATTGGATGCATGGCACGGATGGGCGCTGGACATCGATGGCTGTTATATCGCAGGGACAGTATGGCATACCGGAGGGTCTGGTGTGTGGCGTACCTGTGATGTGCGAGGACGGTGATTATAGCGTCGTTGAAGGTCTCGATCTGGACGGGTTTCAGAAGAGTAAGCTGGACAAAACGATAGAAGAGCTTGTCGGAGAGCGCGACGCCTTATCCTGA
- a CDS encoding LysR family transcriptional regulator, whose product MTLDQLRIFAEVARQQHITKAAKAMNMTQSAVSAAVIALEERHGVALFDRIGRSIVLNQTGTIFLEHALQVLAEAKAAESALSDLAGLLRGELSVMASQTVGAYWLPSRLATFHARYPGLGLDVRIGNTEAVGDAVEAGRVELGVVEGAVDRPALSSRMIATDEMILVVSPTHPWAKGKKLGKADFEDATWVLREPGSGTRLAFETMMTKEKLKLQALNVAIVLPGNEAVLGAVEAGMGATLTSRSAAQTELNSGLLVEANASPLPRPFFLLRHKERYRSKAADAFEALLSE is encoded by the coding sequence ATGACCCTCGACCAGTTGCGCATCTTCGCCGAAGTCGCCCGCCAACAGCACATCACCAAGGCTGCCAAAGCGATGAACATGACGCAGTCGGCCGTCAGTGCTGCGGTCATCGCGCTTGAGGAACGGCACGGCGTGGCTTTGTTCGACCGGATCGGTCGTTCTATCGTCCTAAACCAAACCGGAACGATCTTTCTCGAGCATGCACTTCAGGTCTTGGCTGAAGCGAAAGCCGCCGAGTCTGCGCTAAGCGACCTTGCCGGACTTTTGCGCGGGGAATTGTCTGTTATGGCGAGCCAGACTGTTGGCGCCTATTGGCTGCCTTCCAGGCTTGCGACTTTCCACGCACGCTATCCTGGTCTCGGTCTCGACGTCAGGATCGGCAATACCGAGGCGGTAGGCGACGCGGTTGAGGCAGGGCGGGTTGAGCTCGGCGTTGTAGAGGGCGCGGTCGACAGACCGGCCTTGTCGTCGCGCATGATCGCCACGGATGAGATGATCCTCGTCGTGTCGCCAACTCATCCATGGGCCAAAGGCAAAAAGCTCGGAAAGGCCGATTTTGAAGACGCGACATGGGTTCTTCGCGAGCCCGGATCGGGAACACGGCTCGCCTTCGAGACGATGATGACGAAAGAGAAATTGAAGCTGCAGGCGTTGAACGTTGCAATTGTCCTGCCCGGAAACGAGGCCGTGCTCGGCGCAGTCGAGGCCGGCATGGGGGCAACACTGACATCGCGAAGTGCTGCCCAGACCGAACTCAACAGCGGCCTGCTGGTCGAGGCCAATGCTTCTCCGCTTCCGCGGCCATTCTTCCTGCTCCGGCATAAGGAGCGGTATCGCTCCAAGGCGGCCGATGCGTTCGAAGCCCTGTTGTCGGAATAG